The window CTCCAACACAAGCCAAAAAACATCTTACGGTTATCAGGCAGCAGAGCACACTTGGTCATCCTCACTTATCTGCCCTGCACTTAGACTGAAATAAAAAGCACGTGTTTACAAGACCAAACTATGGAGCACTCCCTGCAAATGCAAAGTACTCTAAGGAAAGCTGTAAGCCAGACATGCATTCCCTACATGGCTGCTCCCACAGTGTATGCACATGTCTGAAGTAGACAGGTTTAAGCACATAGTTTTAGATTAAGACTACAGTTTCTCAGATCTCCATTTTAAGCCCAAAATTGATGCCAGTCTAGAGACTACATGCTACCAACTGCAGAGAAACAACTGACTTGCAGGGTTTCTAAACAGCCTCTAATTGGCATTTGGAAGCAGTCTCACTGTTAAGAGAGGAAATGCAACAGGACAAGGACTCTTGGAAGAGAGGTTTGCCCTGGAGCTATCTGCAACCGTTTGGCCTGATAGAAACTCCTCAGAGAGATAAAAAAGCAGTGCCAGTTGTATCCATTGCAGCGTGTTTAATCACACAGATAACAGAAGTGCCGGCACTATTTCCTCACACAGCAACTCGGCTCTTTGCTCACTTACCCTGTTGGCTGTCACAGCCAGATTCTGCAGGTTTTGAAGAAGTCCAACGTCTGGTGGTATGAAAGTTAAGTTGTTGTGGCTGAGATCCAAGTACCGAAGTTTTCGGCAATAGAAGAGCTGGGTAGGGATCTTTTCTATCTTGTTACGGTTCAGGTAAAGGCGTTCCAAGTTGGTCAGGTTGCCTATCTGCATGGGGATGTAGGCAATGTGGTTGTACCACAACTTAAGGCAAGTGAGACGATGTAAGTGCTGGAAGCTGATGATTTCCTCAATAGTCTTTAGGTTGTTGTCCTTCAGGTCTATTTCCTGCAGATTGTGGAGGCTAAAGATAGAGTGAGGAATGCGTTCCAAGTCACACCGGATCAACTCAAGCTCTGTCAGGTTGACCATCTTCTTAAGGCTGTTGAGGACAATGAGCTTGGTGCCCTCATTGTTGATGGAAAGCTTCTGAAGATGCACACCAACATCTGTCACCACCTGTGGCAGCTTGGTGAGGTTACTCTTCATCCTCAACACCTTCAGCCTCTTCAGCTCCCTCAGTCCATCTATCACAATGTACCGGTTGTTTTCAGCGCTCAAATTCCCTGTCAGGTGAAGCTCCTCTAGTGTCTTCAGGCTATAAATCCAAAGAGGAATCTCCTTAATGTCTGTGAACTTGATGTGGAGAGATTTCAAATTCTCCCTCAAGAAGGCAAGGGCTGGGGCCTCAATTTTGGCAGCTGTGTGGTAGAGCCACAGTTCTTTAAGGCTGGTGAGCTGAGCAATGCTGGGGGGAATAGTGACATCAGGGATAAGCTCCAGCTTCAAGACCTCCAACTCAATGAGGTCAAACACTGTGTCAGGAATGCCACTCAACATGAAAAGATGCAATTCCAGCTTATCCTGAGAGTTTTTGGTGATCCTCTGGCGTAGTTTCTCCAAAGTCCACTCATTGTTGAGGTTCAGCTGCCGCAATTTGTTCTCACTCACCTCTGACAGAAAGACAGCAAAGCGCTTGGAGTAGAGGGGGTCGTACTGATCGATCAGATGGAGCATAAAAGCAAAGTCATTTTTCACATCAGGAATGTCACTGTAACTGCTCTCCTCCCGGATGGACTCAAAGGAGTATTTCTTGAGTGACCGCCTCAACATCCACCACAGGGTGTACATGCAGATCAAACCATAGAAAATCACCAGACTGATGTAGAAAGAAGCCAAGATTTTGAAGAGAGTGGCCAAAGGATGAGCACAGCGGTACATCCTGTAGCCAGTCAAGCTCTCAATGTCCACTTTACAGTCTACATCAAACGTTATGTTGTTGACATAGTACACAGTATAGCAAATTATCAGAATGAACTTGATTACTTTGATTATGGTCTGTCTCATGTACAGGCGATAAACTATATCTCCCTCTTCCACGTGAGTACGGAACTTTTTCACTTTCTCAAAGAGTGCTTTGGCTTGCTCACCTTCCTTTTTGTCCAAGACACCAGTCTCAGACCTGTCCACAATCCCTTGCTCAATTCGAGACTTTGTTCTCTGCAGCATGGGAACAGTGGCTTCCACATCCTCACTGACCGTGGAGGATTTCTTGTCCATGGAGCCATTCATTTTTCCAAATGCTGGTTTGGTATCACTCTCTTCCACCACCGTCTCAGACAATGCTCTCGTTGTCCACGGAGAGTCAAAACACTTAAGCAAAATAGACACAAAATGCTCCAGCTTGGAGCTGGTCCTTGGGAACTTGAACCAGAAGTTGCTACAAGCCAGAAAGATGAGGGTATGTAGCAGCACTAGGTAAGGAAAATACTTGGCAAACCAGTGGAGACGGTTCTCATAACACACCGCATCCACATAGTTGTACTGGTGCCGGTCCAGATCATATCGGATCCCTGTAGGCCCCGAATCAGCAGAGGGAACAAGACTAGTGTTGTAGTAGGTACGCTCCGGGGCTGCCACTGTCCATCCCCTGACAGAGTCATTGCAAGAGTCTTTGGTAACCCATTTACAGGGCAAACAAATCATTTTGTCCTGGGTGACCTGGAGCGTCCCTCCGAACACGGCGATCATCAGCATCACTATGGAAATGTAGTCCGTGAAGACATCCCACCACGGCTTCAGGATGCGATAGGCTGGCTGAGTATCAGCGAAGTAGCGCAGCTCGGTGACTGGAATCATGATTCACCTGGAAGCAAACCAGAAATAGCGTTAAGGGTTTTGTTCTGCTCTTCAAGAGGGCATGAGAAAACACATGTTAAGTGCTGGCATAGCAAAACTGGTATTAGCAGAGATGCAATTTCAAGTAACTGTGAGACAAATGAATGAGGCTGCCTGTGAGTCACTTGCTACAGCCCAGGCGGTGAAGTTTGTTCAGCCTTCCCTGACAGACAAATCGTCTCAAAACCTCAGAACTGGTACTTACTGTAAGCAGTCTGTGGGGTAAGACTCACTCAAAGAAAGCTCGCAGGGCAGACTTAACTCCCTTGACCAGACCAGTATTTGGAAATTTACTGTTTTATCCAGGGATTTAATTTCAGGGATGAAGGAATTTGCCAGCACTGTTAGAGGTGATAAAATCTACACACAAAGCATATTTATCATTGGTTTATTACTGCTTCTACATAAAATTCTGCATATGGCTGGTTCTCAGATTGAAGGGGCAAGGAAAAAGATCTACATACAAAACAGTCATGTTTCCTATAACCACTTCATTGATGCAACTCATTATGACATTCATAAAACaagctggaaaagagaaaaaaacattgctCGATATCATGACTTTTCCAAGTAAGAAATTTTGGCTTCCTTCCTTTGTGTTAATTCTCCAAGGAAAGATTAGCTACTTGCCTTCTGATAAATTCAGTACTGAAATGCTGTAGCAGCTGGGTTTTTGCCTTACTTACTTCAGAAATAGAGAAAGGGGGAAACATACTTCGAAGAATTTGCTTCTCTGACCAACCACTCCCACCTAGAGTTCATCTCAGCTGGGATTTAAATGTCACAAAGGAAACCAAAAGGTTCTGGGAAGCACAGGCCTGATGGCAGTGCTTACTCTGTCCTTTAGACTTGCAGATGAAACTTTGAGCATGCTCTTCAACAAGCCATAGAAAGCCCCAAAGCCTGACTGATCCATGGATAATGGAGCTCACAAAATTCCCATATTTGACAGGTAACACAGAAGAACATGGAGTCACTGTAACTCATTCTAATGATGGCAAAAAAGCAGTAATCCCACAGCAAAGTAAAGTTCAGGAGCAAGACAAGCACTGATCTTTCAGTCATTTTGAAACTCACACAATTCAAGtcaaaggagaaaacaaaaattcaagCACGCTACCCCAAGCCATAAGATTTCATTTGTACAGACAGTCCAACAAGTCCTGCAGGGCCAAAAGCTCATTATCACTGCTTGGGACAAAGCCTTCTGTGACAAGGGGGGTGGCTCACACCACCTGCTTTGGTAGAATTCAAgttatttaaaattaacttcCACTACTGAACTGCAAAGAAAGCCATTCCTAACATGAACTCAAAAAGCACCACATTCCCTAGAGACACTAAATACAGAACTCTATTCTTTGGTTTGCTGTTTACAACAATAAATGATCAAATGACAGCTTTGGCTCAGTGCTGCTTGGGAAGGTTTCAAGCAACTACAGGTATAGATTGATAGATGAAAACCATTACTGAAGTAAAGTTTTTCCTTCTGCACATCCGGTCCAACACTGCATTAGTCCATCACAAAAGCCAGACTGCGGAAATGCCGCTTTCTTTTTGTGGGTAATTTTGAGAGGAAACAGTGGTCTTGCCTGTTCTACAAATTCAGTAAAACAAGGAACAGCAAATCTATTAATGATCAACCAGGAAAGTCACAAACAAGGGATGAAAACAGCCATCTAGAGCACtatcagagggaaaaaaaaatgtcctgTAGGACTGCAGAGCCCCTGAGAAGTGGCTGACACACCTCTGCAGAAGGAACTGCACTAAACAGGATAGGAGAATTGTGCATCCAcaggggagggagcaggcaAAGCTGAACCTCTTCTGGACAGCACCTGAGCAGCCAGGGAAGAGTGACAAGGTCTTGAAagcctccctcccagccctgtgacTACCTTGCTGCAAGCCCTAGGCAAGGCATTTCAGCTTCCTCCTTGGAATACATCTGCCTCAGGAAGGGAGAGCCCATGTGCAAGATAGATTCAGGAAAAGCTGTCTGAGAGTACTACAGAAATAATAATTGCAGGATAAAGCAGGGTACAGAAGCTCTCTCCACACACCAGAACACCTGAAATGAATCCAGCAGTTAAACAGCTATTCATGAAAGAACCTACTCCTTCTACTCCATatcaatgggaaaaaatatgtttctctctttcctcttgCTTTGATACCACTTGTACTGAAAAGTCCTTCCCGCTTCCTCCTTCATCCCTCTTGGTAGAGAAACTTGTAGGAAACATCAGACCCTCCACAGCAGGATTATGAAACTGGGATGATCTCTTTTCAGGAACTGGGGTCTCATGACATTTGCAAACATGTGTTGTAGTGCTGGGTTTACTCATTTTGCTCAATCCAGAAAATGCTTAATTCTTTCTCACAAGAAATGAACCTTTGACTCATTTTGATTTGTAGCTCAGGATATgtaggaaggaaacaaaaaaaaaaaaaaaaagaaattagcaCAGCTGTCTCCCTAATTCTGCTTACCAGTTACATGGGATAGGACATCCCCCTTTACACTGTGCACTTACAAGACAGCTAAAAAAAGATCATGAGCATCCCTTGAAACTTATTACACTTCAGTGTCAGCAATTAACGGGGTGGAGCAGGAAATCTCCTGCCTTCCAGGAACAATGACAGGGGCactagaagaagaaaaaacattg of the Anomalospiza imberbis isolate Cuckoo-Finch-1a 21T00152 chromosome 21, ASM3175350v1, whole genome shotgun sequence genome contains:
- the LRRC8A gene encoding volume-regulated anion channel subunit LRRC8A; amino-acid sequence: MIPVTELRYFADTQPAYRILKPWWDVFTDYISIVMLMIAVFGGTLQVTQDKMICLPCKWVTKDSCNDSVRGWTVAAPERTYYNTSLVPSADSGPTGIRYDLDRHQYNYVDAVCYENRLHWFAKYFPYLVLLHTLIFLACSNFWFKFPRTSSKLEHFVSILLKCFDSPWTTRALSETVVEESDTKPAFGKMNGSMDKKSSTVSEDVEATVPMLQRTKSRIEQGIVDRSETGVLDKKEGEQAKALFEKVKKFRTHVEEGDIVYRLYMRQTIIKVIKFILIICYTVYYVNNITFDVDCKVDIESLTGYRMYRCAHPLATLFKILASFYISLVIFYGLICMYTLWWMLRRSLKKYSFESIREESSYSDIPDVKNDFAFMLHLIDQYDPLYSKRFAVFLSEVSENKLRQLNLNNEWTLEKLRQRITKNSQDKLELHLFMLSGIPDTVFDLIELEVLKLELIPDVTIPPSIAQLTSLKELWLYHTAAKIEAPALAFLRENLKSLHIKFTDIKEIPLWIYSLKTLEELHLTGNLSAENNRYIVIDGLRELKRLKVLRMKSNLTKLPQVVTDVGVHLQKLSINNEGTKLIVLNSLKKMVNLTELELIRCDLERIPHSIFSLHNLQEIDLKDNNLKTIEEIISFQHLHRLTCLKLWYNHIAYIPMQIGNLTNLERLYLNRNKIEKIPTQLFYCRKLRYLDLSHNNLTFIPPDVGLLQNLQNLAVTANRIECLPPELFQCRKLRTLNLGNNVLQSLPSRVGELTNLSQIELRGNRLECLPVELGECPLLKRSGLVVEEDLFNTLPLEVKERLWRADKEQA